A window of Microbacterium hominis genomic DNA:
GATCGTCGATTCGTCCTCGCGGGCTGCGGTTGCGGTGGAGTCGCTCGCCGATGTGCGGCGCACCCTCGACGAACAGGTCATCCCTGGGTCGACCGCCCTCGTCGCCGGCGCCTCGGCGCTCAACGCGGGTGTGTCAGCACTCTCCGAAGGAGCGACGGGCCTCGCTGCCGGCGCAACCGGGCTCGAAGCCGGGGTGGGAGCCCTCTCGTCGGGAATCGGGGCGGCTGCAGCCGGCGCCGAGGGCGTCGCGGCGGGCTCTGAAGGACTCGCAGCCGGCGTTGGCGCTCTGTCCACTGGGGTGGGCGCGCTGGATGCGGGCGTCGGAGCCCTGGTGGCCACCGGACCGGCTGTGGTGACGGGCGCCGAGGCGCTCAGCGCCGGTGCCGCCGGCGTGCAGCAGGGTGCGAGCGCCCTCGCGACAGGTGCGACTGCGTTGAGCGACGGGAACGACGCGCTCGCCGCCGGCGCAGCCGGGCTGGCCGATGGTGCCAAGGCGCTGTCTGACGGTGCGACCGCGCTTGAAGACGGCAGTGGAGCGCTCGCCACCGGCAGCGCGACTCTGGCAAGCACGGTCAGTGTCGCCGGTCCGGAGACCGCCGGTATCCCGACGGCAGCGGTGCTCGCTCTTGCGGTGCTCGCCTTCGCCGGTGTCGCGTTCGCGCGACGGTTCGTCGGAGCGCGCCGACAGCTCGCTTGAGCGACGGCTGGTCGCCCAGTGATAGAGGGTGGTGGCGCACAGAGTGCGCCACCACCCTCCCGTCATGCGCCCCGAGTAAAAGCGCCCAAATGGAATGATTTCGCCTAGCATCGGTACTGTGAGCGAGCTGTCGGGCGATGTGAAGAAGAGCAGGAAGCGCTGGTCGACGCGTCGTCGAGTGCTCAGCGCGGTGGGAATCGTGGTCGGCGCTCTGGCGCTTCTCGTCGGTGGTGGGTACATCGCTGTTCAGGCATGGATCCACACCGAGTTCCCCCGTCTGGATGCGGAGACGGCAGAGGCCGGCGAGTGGTACAGCGTTCACCCGGATGGTGCGATCGACGCGGCCGGGAAGCCGTACCACGCGAACGTGCGCGTCGGGTCGGAGAACAAGGTCATGGTCGTCTTCAGTGGCGGAGGCGTCAGTGTCGATGACTACACCGAGGCGCGGCCGTCGACCTCCGCGTTGGAGATGGGCTTCTACACCGTGCTGGACGGCTTCGATCAGCTGGCCAAGACCGGGCTCGCAGACGACGATGAGGACAACCCGCTCAGGGACTGGACTGTCGTCCAGCTCCCGTACTCGACCGGCGATTTCCATGCCGGCGCCGGGAGCAATGAGGTCACCGGCGTGGACAGCGAGCCGCTCACGGTGCACCACGCGGGTTTCACGAATCTCGAGTTGGTGCTGAGTGATCCCGATGTTCGGAATGTCGTCGGAACGCCCACGGAACTCCTGGTGAGCGGCGGCTCTGCGGGCGGCTTCGGAGCCGCCATCGACACGACCGCGGTCATGGAGTACTTCCCTGAAACCGAGAACGTGACGACGTTCGTCGACAGCTCGCTGCTGCTGTACGACTGGCATTCGGTCAGTGAGGATGTCTGGAAGTCGCCGCCGGCGATCTCGGAGGTCCTGTCCACTGACAACTTCACGCTGGATGCGCTTACTGCGCTCGCCGAAGAGGATCCCTCCGTGAAGATCCTGTTCGCGAGCTCGGTCAGAGACGAATCCCTCGCCCGCATGCAGTCGTATCTCAGCGGCGGCGAGTTCGCCGTGACGGCGGAGGATGGCGTCCAATATCACGACGACCTCATCGAGATGGTCGAACAGCTTCAGCAGCAGGTTCCGGGGATCGGCCTCTACATCTTCCAGGGCGATATCGATGAGGCGACAGGTCTGACGCAGCACACGATCGGTTCGAACACCCGAGACGAACTGGTCGACGGCACGACTCCGGTCGAATGGATCATGGACGCCATCGACGGCGACGTGGAGAGCTACGGGCTGGACCTGCTCCAGTAGGGCCCGGGGAGTCGGCGTCTCGCTAAAATCTAAGTAGACGCAACAATTCCTGATAGGCTGTGCGTGCGCTCCTGGGCCGACGAGGTCTCATGGTGAACTCTCATCGGCCGGCGCGCGGGGCCGCTGTCGTCTGCGGCCTTCGGTCAAGTCGATTGGAGTTCCACGTGCACGCCGAAACGCCCAACCTTCCGGCGACGTGGCTGGGAGAGTGGATCTCTCCCGCCGAGCCGGATGAGATCGGCGATGACCGGCCCGCATACGTCCTGCAGCGCGCGTTCACCCTCGATTCCGCGCCCCTCAGCGGCCGGCTCTTCGCGACGGCGCTGGGGATCTACGAGGCGTATGTCAACGGGCATCGGGTGGGCGATCACGAACTCGCTCCCGGCGCGACCAACTACGACCGGACGGTGTACGCGCAGGCGTTCGATGTCGGCCCGCTGCTCCAACAGGGTGTGAACCACATTCAGATCATTCTGTCGGACGGCTGGTTCCGCGGTCGGAACGGGTCCGAGCAGACGCAGAACTGCTGGGGCGACACGACGGCCGCACTCGTGCAGCTCGACGCAGTCGTGACCGACGAGACCACCGTGCGCATCGTCACCGACGCTGCGTGGACCAGCACGGAATCCGAGATCGTGAGCGCGGACCTGATGCAGGGGCAGACGACCGACTTCTCCCGTGTCCCCGCCGCCCCGGTGCCGGTGCGGGTCGGCGTGGTCCAGGGCCCCGAGCCCAGCGCATCCCCATCACCGCCGGTTCGTCGCATCGAGGAGCTGCCGGTGGCCGAGGTGATCGTCTCGTCCGACGACGTCTCGATCCTCGACTTTGGACAGAACATCACGGGTTGGGCGAGACTCACCGACCTCGGCGAACCCGGCACCGAGACGGTGCTCGAATTCGCCGAGCACGTGGACCCGGGGAACACCTTCACGACCGCTCATCTGGACACATCGACTCCCCGCGGCAATCACATCCGGTACTCGCAGACCGATCGTGTCATCGCGGGCGCAGACCACGCGGTCTTCGAGCCGAGGCATACCGTCCACGGATTCCGATACGTGCGCGTCACACACCCCGGCCGCCCGCTCGACCCGACATGTGTCACCGCGATCGTGGTGCACTCCGATCTCACTCGGGCCGGGTGGTTCGAGTGCAGTGATGCGCGCATCAATCGGCTCCATGAGGCCGGTCGCTGGACGTTCCGCGACAACGCCGTGGACGTGCCCACCGACTGCCCGACCCGGGAGCGCTCGGGGTGGACAGGTGACTTCCAGATCTTCGCACCCACGGCGGCGATGCTGTTCGACATCGACGGCTTCAGCCGCAAATGGCTGCAGGCCGTGCGAGACGACCAGTACGACAACGGATGCCTCGCCATGTACTCGCCGGACCAGCTGCGGATGCGCACGTCGGACAACCCTGACCGGATCGGCGGGGGATCCGCCGGCTGGGGCGACGCCGCTGTTGCGGTGCCCTGGACGCTCTACCGTCACTACGGTGACGTCCGCGTCCTCGAGGAGAGCTGGGAATCGGCTGTCGCCTGGATCGAGTACGCGCTCGGCTGTGCCCGGCGGTTCCGGCATCCGTCACGCGTCGCGCGCTCGGAGACGCCGGCAGCTCACGAAGAGTACATCTGGGACGGCCCGTTCCACTTCGGCGAGTGGCTGGAGCCGCGCGATCCGAATGCGCCGGAACGCGACCCTGCCGAGGTGCTGCGTGCCCTGTTCGCCGCAGACCAAGGCGAAGTGGGTACCGCCTACCTCCATCGCTCACTCCGCCAGCTCTCGGAGATGGCCGGGGTGCTGGGGCGTGCCGATGACGAGGCTCGGTTCGCCGCGCTCGCCGCGGACGTGCTCGCCGCGTGGCGGACGGAGTTCCTGCGCGCCGACGGTCGAACGGCCGGCGACACCCAGGCCGCATACGTGCGTGCGATCGCGTTCGGACTGATCCCCGACGAGTTCACGACCGCAGCATCGGCCCGGCTGGTAGAGCTGATCGCAGAACGCGACGATCATCTCGGCACCGGATTCCTCACGACAGGGATGCTGCTGCCCGTGCTCGCCGACACCGGGCACGCCGACCTGGCGTATCGCCTTCTCACCCGCACGGGTGTGCCCTCCTGGCTGGAGATGCTTGAGCGGGGCGGCACGACGTTCTGGGAGAACTGGGAGAACGTCGACGAGGACGGCACGGTCCGCAGCGGTTCCCTCAATCACTACAGCAAGGGCGCGGTGGTCGGCTTCTTCTACAGTCACATCGCAGGGCTTCGGCAGGATGCCGCCTCCGTCGGCTGGAAGCGGTTCACCGTGGAGCCCGTATTCGGCGGCGGCCTGACCCACGTGGCCAGCAGGCTGCTGACCCCGGCTGGTGAGGTGCGCGTGGAGTGGCGCCGCGACGGCGACGATGTGGAACTGACGGCAACCGTGCCCGCGGGCGCCGAGGCGCGCGGAATCCTTCCCGGGCTGCCTGAGACGCCTCTGCCCGGCGGCGCCACGACGACGCTGCGCTCGACGATCCGCGCGTGAACGACGATGAACAGAAGAAGAGATGAGACTGTGACACAGATCGATGGCGCCTTCCCGGAAGGCTTCCTGTGGGGCGCGGCCACGTCCGCCCACCAGACCGAGGGTGAGAACACGAACTCGAACTGGTGGCACCTCGAAACGGCGCCGAACTCGCCGTTCGCGGAGCGCAGCGGCGCCGCTGTCGACAGCTATCGCCGGTACCCCGAAGACATGCGACTCCTCGCCGATGCGGGGCTGGACACGTATCGATTCAGCATCGAGTGGGCCCGGATCGAGCCGACTCAGGGTGAATTCGACACGCGTGAGCTCGAGCACTACCGGTCGATGATCGACACCGCCATCGGACTCGGCTTGACACCGGTGGTGACCCTGCACCACTTCACGACACCGATGTGGTTCGCCCAGCGGGGCGGATGGGCGAGCCCGGATGCTGTCGACCGGTTCGCGGCGTACGTCACGCAGGCCTCCACCATCCTGGCCGACGTGCCGTGGATCTGCACGATCAACGAGCCCAACATGATCGCGCTGCTGACGGGTATGCCCGAGCGCGTCGCGGCCACCGAGGAGCAGGATGCGACGCTCGACTCCCGACCGATCGCCGCTCTCGCCCTGCCCACGCCGTCGGATGACGTGACGCGTGTGCTGACCGAGGCGCACCGGCGCGCCGTCGACATCCTCCGCGCGGCGACCGACGCGAAGGTCGGATGGACTGTTTCAGCGCAGGGGTTCGAGGCCGAGCCCGGCGCAGAGAGCGTCTTCACCGCGGTGAAATGGGCGTGGGAGGACCGCTACCTCGAAGTCTCGCGCGACGATGACTTCGTGGGGGTGCAGTCGTACACGACTCGCAAGATCGGCCTCGACGGTCCGGT
This region includes:
- a CDS encoding family 78 glycoside hydrolase catalytic domain, which codes for MHAETPNLPATWLGEWISPAEPDEIGDDRPAYVLQRAFTLDSAPLSGRLFATALGIYEAYVNGHRVGDHELAPGATNYDRTVYAQAFDVGPLLQQGVNHIQIILSDGWFRGRNGSEQTQNCWGDTTAALVQLDAVVTDETTVRIVTDAAWTSTESEIVSADLMQGQTTDFSRVPAAPVPVRVGVVQGPEPSASPSPPVRRIEELPVAEVIVSSDDVSILDFGQNITGWARLTDLGEPGTETVLEFAEHVDPGNTFTTAHLDTSTPRGNHIRYSQTDRVIAGADHAVFEPRHTVHGFRYVRVTHPGRPLDPTCVTAIVVHSDLTRAGWFECSDARINRLHEAGRWTFRDNAVDVPTDCPTRERSGWTGDFQIFAPTAAMLFDIDGFSRKWLQAVRDDQYDNGCLAMYSPDQLRMRTSDNPDRIGGGSAGWGDAAVAVPWTLYRHYGDVRVLEESWESAVAWIEYALGCARRFRHPSRVARSETPAAHEEYIWDGPFHFGEWLEPRDPNAPERDPAEVLRALFAADQGEVGTAYLHRSLRQLSEMAGVLGRADDEARFAALAADVLAAWRTEFLRADGRTAGDTQAAYVRAIAFGLIPDEFTTAASARLVELIAERDDHLGTGFLTTGMLLPVLADTGHADLAYRLLTRTGVPSWLEMLERGGTTFWENWENVDEDGTVRSGSLNHYSKGAVVGFFYSHIAGLRQDAASVGWKRFTVEPVFGGGLTHVASRLLTPAGEVRVEWRRDGDDVELTATVPAGAEARGILPGLPETPLPGGATTTLRSTIRA
- a CDS encoding glycoside hydrolase family 1 protein; this translates as MTQIDGAFPEGFLWGAATSAHQTEGENTNSNWWHLETAPNSPFAERSGAAVDSYRRYPEDMRLLADAGLDTYRFSIEWARIEPTQGEFDTRELEHYRSMIDTAIGLGLTPVVTLHHFTTPMWFAQRGGWASPDAVDRFAAYVTQASTILADVPWICTINEPNMIALLTGMPERVAATEEQDATLDSRPIAALALPTPSDDVTRVLTEAHRRAVDILRAATDAKVGWTVSAQGFEAEPGAESVFTAVKWAWEDRYLEVSRDDDFVGVQSYTTRKIGLDGPVAYTSAEEQTMTGWPFRPDAVGLAVRNAWSVTGGTPVLVTENGIATADDRQRIAYVEGALHSLAAAIADGIDVRGYLHWSALDNYEWGEWGPTFGLIAVDRETFERTPRPSLAWLGARAHAARAASGRPVLESVEAS
- a CDS encoding pectin acetylesterase-family hydrolase, which gives rise to MSELSGDVKKSRKRWSTRRRVLSAVGIVVGALALLVGGGYIAVQAWIHTEFPRLDAETAEAGEWYSVHPDGAIDAAGKPYHANVRVGSENKVMVVFSGGGVSVDDYTEARPSTSALEMGFYTVLDGFDQLAKTGLADDDEDNPLRDWTVVQLPYSTGDFHAGAGSNEVTGVDSEPLTVHHAGFTNLELVLSDPDVRNVVGTPTELLVSGGSAGGFGAAIDTTAVMEYFPETENVTTFVDSSLLLYDWHSVSEDVWKSPPAISEVLSTDNFTLDALTALAEEDPSVKILFASSVRDESLARMQSYLSGGEFAVTAEDGVQYHDDLIEMVEQLQQQVPGIGLYIFQGDIDEATGLTQHTIGSNTRDELVDGTTPVEWIMDAIDGDVESYGLDLLQ